A single Alcanivorax borkumensis SK2 DNA region contains:
- the xseA gene encoding exodeoxyribonuclease VII large subunit translates to MTISSRAEPLSISQLNLDAQGLLESSFPLIWLQGELSNFSRPASGHWYFSLKDTRAQINGAMFRNRNRLLNFAPQNGEQVLVRAKITLYVPRGNFQIVVEHMEPAGQGALKAQFDALKAQLQSEGLFAQEHKRTLPAWPNQIGVITSPSGAAIRDILQVLQRRCPSIPVLIYPAAVQGAEAPAQLRQALALAVARNECDVLILGRGGGSLEDLWAFNDEGLARAVANCPIPIVSAVGHEVDTGLTDFAADLRAPTPSAAAELVSPDLSIVSQRLAGLHRRLRWVMAQELRTVQERLRHLSQRLRSPRQHLEQSSQRLDELQNRLQRQMQHRLTLLQGRLQPSQQRLARLSPQRLLVERQQRLATLSKRLPQPILRQLQQQQLQLAGLSKRLHTASPLETLARGYSITFKGNQAVRSVEQLQAGDTLTTRLADGEIIARVEHVQVSDTD, encoded by the coding sequence ATGACCATTTCATCCCGCGCCGAACCGCTGTCTATCAGCCAGTTAAACCTGGATGCCCAGGGCCTGCTGGAAAGTTCTTTTCCCCTGATTTGGCTCCAGGGAGAGCTGTCCAACTTCTCTCGCCCGGCCTCCGGCCACTGGTATTTCAGCCTGAAAGACACCCGTGCCCAGATTAATGGAGCCATGTTTCGTAATCGTAACAGGCTACTGAATTTTGCCCCCCAAAACGGGGAACAGGTGCTGGTGCGCGCCAAGATCACCCTTTACGTTCCCCGCGGCAATTTCCAGATTGTGGTCGAACACATGGAGCCCGCTGGCCAGGGCGCATTAAAAGCCCAGTTCGACGCCTTGAAAGCCCAGCTACAAAGTGAAGGCCTGTTCGCCCAGGAACACAAACGAACGCTGCCCGCCTGGCCCAACCAGATTGGGGTCATCACCTCACCCAGCGGCGCCGCTATTCGCGATATTTTGCAAGTACTGCAGCGCCGATGCCCTTCCATACCCGTGCTGATCTACCCCGCTGCCGTTCAAGGAGCCGAGGCTCCGGCGCAATTGCGCCAAGCGCTGGCATTGGCCGTGGCACGTAATGAATGTGATGTGCTGATCCTGGGGCGTGGCGGCGGTTCTCTGGAGGACTTGTGGGCATTCAATGACGAAGGGTTGGCCCGAGCCGTGGCGAACTGCCCCATTCCCATTGTTTCAGCGGTGGGCCATGAAGTGGACACCGGCTTGACCGACTTTGCCGCCGACCTACGCGCGCCTACCCCCTCCGCCGCCGCCGAGCTGGTGAGCCCGGATCTCTCCATTGTCAGTCAACGACTTGCGGGGCTACACCGGCGACTTCGCTGGGTCATGGCGCAAGAGCTACGTACTGTGCAAGAGCGCCTGCGCCATCTCAGCCAACGGCTGCGCTCCCCCCGCCAGCACCTTGAACAGAGCAGCCAGCGACTGGATGAGCTACAAAACCGCCTGCAGCGGCAAATGCAACATCGCCTCACCCTGCTGCAGGGCCGCCTGCAACCCAGCCAGCAACGGCTGGCGCGGCTGTCCCCGCAACGATTGCTGGTGGAGCGCCAGCAACGGCTAGCAACCCTGAGCAAGCGACTCCCTCAGCCAATCCTGCGCCAACTTCAGCAGCAACAACTGCAGCTAGCCGGGTTGAGTAAGCGCCTGCATACCGCCAGCCCGCTGGAAACCCTAGCACGGGGATACAGTATTACTTTTAAGGGGAACCAGGCGGTGCGCTCTGTGGAACAGCTGCAAGCCGGCGACACCCTGACTACCCGGCTGGCCGACGGCGAAATTATCGCCCGGGTAGAACACGTCCAGGTGTCAGATACGGACTGA
- a CDS encoding ATP-binding protein yields MTGSDSPRKGPGIRKQLQILGLAPALFMLGLLLMALTWQRFEDADRDLHELGSFLAQQIASASEYGVLAGNYTDLRRQAQMAMQRADLQYVVFRDSDGLVLLYEGRDALEENADIIEFHSGIYRQPVVPEGMLDHTEGRNIKPDRIGEVVLGMSSARLLARQKEILKASLIPAFFAIILGLWIAHYLTRQIAAPLGDLSGLLRTLRYGEYTVRGRRRLQGELGELQDNINELAGALEGARRKQQAAMTELQDAHRHAQTASQAKSDFLAMMSHELRTPMNGVLGMLQLLEETAQNDEQHEYTQAALESTGHLLDVINDILDFSRIEAGRMDLDPSFFEILPLLKNCVATFRYVAESKGLYLQLEGAEALAGQVARSDPTRLRQVLSNLISNAVKFTQEGGVTVSVSVSPVHGDWLDLSIAVADTGIGIPREKRAGLFKAFSQIDSSTSRRFGGTGLGLAIARKLSEMLGGTLTVDGREEGGSIFTLSLRLLCREQREPSEGDIASRQIEQDQPILHGVVLLVEDNPINAMVARRILERMGVCVVTAGNGHEALEKARQRDFDCILMDVQMPIMDGLAATRLLRQWEREQGRAPMPVVALTANAMNEERERCLAAGMNSHLAKPFRRQQLARVLSPYLTPGRVLPGR; encoded by the coding sequence TTGACTGGTTCTGACTCACCGCGCAAGGGCCCGGGCATTCGCAAACAGCTGCAAATCTTGGGGCTAGCACCTGCGCTGTTTATGCTCGGCCTTTTGTTGATGGCGTTGACTTGGCAGCGTTTTGAAGATGCAGACCGGGATCTGCACGAGTTAGGCAGTTTCCTCGCTCAGCAGATTGCCTCGGCGTCAGAGTATGGTGTGTTGGCGGGCAATTACACGGATTTGCGTCGTCAGGCACAGATGGCCATGCAGCGGGCTGATCTGCAATACGTGGTGTTCCGGGATAGCGATGGGCTGGTGTTACTCTACGAGGGGCGCGATGCACTGGAGGAAAACGCGGATATTATCGAATTCCACTCCGGTATTTATCGTCAGCCGGTGGTACCCGAAGGCATGCTCGACCATACCGAAGGGCGGAACATAAAGCCGGATCGTATTGGTGAAGTGGTGTTGGGGATGTCCAGCGCCCGGTTGCTGGCCCGGCAGAAAGAAATTTTGAAGGCTAGCCTGATTCCGGCCTTCTTTGCGATAATTTTGGGGCTCTGGATCGCACACTATCTGACCCGGCAGATTGCGGCCCCGCTTGGCGACCTGTCTGGTCTGCTTCGGACTCTACGTTACGGGGAATACACGGTACGCGGCCGTCGTCGTTTGCAAGGCGAGTTGGGTGAGCTGCAGGACAATATCAATGAATTGGCCGGCGCCCTAGAGGGTGCCCGCCGCAAGCAGCAAGCGGCCATGACTGAATTGCAGGATGCTCATCGTCATGCTCAGACGGCAAGCCAGGCAAAAAGTGACTTTCTAGCGATGATGAGCCATGAGCTACGTACGCCTATGAACGGCGTTCTGGGTATGCTGCAACTGCTGGAAGAAACCGCTCAGAATGATGAGCAGCACGAATATACGCAGGCGGCCTTGGAGTCCACCGGACATTTACTCGATGTAATCAACGATATCCTTGATTTTTCTCGCATCGAAGCCGGCCGCATGGATCTCGACCCCTCCTTTTTCGAGATACTGCCTTTGCTGAAAAATTGCGTGGCGACGTTCCGCTATGTGGCAGAAAGCAAAGGCCTGTATTTGCAACTAGAAGGCGCAGAGGCGCTGGCTGGACAAGTGGCGCGCAGCGACCCAACCCGGTTGCGACAGGTGCTTAGCAACTTGATTTCCAATGCGGTGAAATTTACTCAAGAGGGGGGGGTTACTGTGTCCGTATCGGTATCACCGGTACATGGCGACTGGCTAGACCTGAGTATTGCCGTGGCCGATACCGGCATCGGTATTCCTCGCGAAAAACGCGCAGGCCTATTCAAGGCGTTCTCGCAGATTGATTCGTCCACCTCGCGCCGTTTTGGTGGTACCGGGTTGGGGCTCGCCATCGCTCGCAAGCTTAGTGAAATGCTTGGCGGCACTCTGACCGTGGACGGCCGTGAAGAGGGCGGCAGTATCTTCACGTTATCGCTGCGTCTATTGTGCCGAGAACAGCGAGAGCCCAGTGAAGGTGATATTGCGAGCCGGCAGATTGAACAGGATCAGCCCATTCTGCATGGGGTAGTTTTGTTAGTAGAAGATAATCCGATCAATGCCATGGTGGCCCGGCGTATCCTTGAGCGGATGGGCGTTTGCGTGGTGACAGCCGGAAACGGTCACGAGGCGCTGGAAAAGGCGCGCCAGCGCGACTTTGACTGCATTCTCATGGATGTGCAGATGCCAATAATGGATGGGCTGGCCGCTACCCGATTGTTGCGGCAATGGGAGCGGGAACAGGGGAGGGCGCCGATGCCGGTAGTGGCGCTTACCGCCAATGCCATGAATGAAGAACGTGAACGTTGCCTAGCGGCGGGGATGAACTCCCATCTCGCCAAACCCTTCCGGCGCCAGCAATTGGCGCGAGTGCTCAGTCCGTATCTGACACCTGGACGTGTTCTACCCGGGCGATAA
- a CDS encoding TonB-dependent receptor plug domain-containing protein, with the protein MEPAQQPAMVLTPARVSQPQSEAPASVTVIDRTLIEASGARELYEVLKLVPGMAAVKVDGNVPSVAYHPTLARDQRRMLVLLDGRSQYQPGLSRVSWNDMPVDIRDVERIEVTRGPAAAAYGANAFTAVINIITRDPRDISSSGVTMLGGNNGIRDAHLVGVHQLSNGAVRASVSRRADNGYDEPFEGKTLPDDKHIETLNTEWVWEADERNTLTVQAGGSQSRLERQQEAGLTDMGEYQDDPIQKGERAFLSLQWQHNFSRTHQLQILTYGQYNQEVTGFELCYLDPVTGKPGPGGGLFFSKELRDLYLQNGGDIEATFAAFPSDLDVMNRYLSLQSAGSPFCASSELDIQEVRYDLEIQDTLHLARWARLVSGAEVRHDRVQSDSYLGGTEDNVSYRLFGNLALDVLDPVTVNLGGYWERDQISDDHFSPRAGVNWRVFPGHHLRYVYSEALRTPDIYEERANINFQAQALSSPFGENAQTLLGWSPAYFFVTQQSPATFKPEKMRSWEVGYYGQFSAVELDVRYFQETLTNLLSTALNSFDFEPNNDGRVNHQGTEAQLTWRPAASHLFRVTGAHIHTRSNVKTEYRLAARNSGSALWSWQFSQHWAFSSAYYLSNDYNDNRFERVDMQLRFRHRAGPTELEWQAVVQHGLNKQPVVFPENRYQQDRMWFGVTVRM; encoded by the coding sequence ATGGAACCCGCCCAGCAGCCGGCCATGGTGCTGACACCTGCCCGTGTCAGCCAGCCTCAGTCTGAGGCCCCCGCCAGCGTTACCGTTATCGATCGCACCTTAATTGAAGCCAGTGGCGCTCGCGAACTCTACGAGGTTCTTAAGCTGGTGCCGGGCATGGCCGCCGTGAAAGTGGATGGCAATGTTCCCTCTGTGGCTTACCACCCAACCCTGGCGCGGGATCAGCGCCGCATGCTGGTTCTATTGGATGGCCGTAGCCAGTACCAACCGGGCCTGTCCCGGGTCAGCTGGAACGATATGCCGGTGGATATACGGGATGTGGAACGCATAGAAGTGACCCGTGGCCCGGCAGCAGCAGCATACGGTGCCAACGCCTTCACCGCGGTCATTAATATCATTACCCGAGATCCGCGCGATATCAGCAGCAGCGGTGTGACAATGCTGGGCGGAAACAATGGCATTCGTGATGCCCATTTGGTCGGAGTTCATCAGCTGAGCAATGGTGCCGTGCGGGCCTCGGTGTCCCGTCGGGCGGATAACGGCTACGATGAACCTTTCGAAGGAAAAACCCTGCCGGATGACAAGCACATCGAAACACTCAACACTGAATGGGTGTGGGAAGCGGATGAGCGTAACACGCTTACGGTGCAGGCAGGGGGAAGTCAGAGCCGCTTGGAGCGCCAGCAGGAAGCGGGACTGACGGATATGGGTGAATACCAAGACGACCCGATACAGAAAGGCGAACGGGCCTTTTTATCGCTGCAATGGCAGCACAACTTTAGCCGTACTCATCAGCTGCAGATCCTCACATACGGCCAATACAATCAAGAAGTAACCGGTTTTGAGTTGTGTTATCTGGACCCGGTGACCGGCAAGCCAGGCCCTGGTGGCGGTCTGTTTTTTAGCAAGGAATTACGGGATTTGTATTTGCAAAATGGCGGTGACATAGAGGCGACTTTCGCTGCCTTCCCGTCCGACCTTGATGTCATGAATCGTTATTTGAGCCTTCAAAGTGCGGGCTCGCCTTTTTGTGCCAGTAGTGAGCTGGATATTCAAGAGGTTCGCTATGATTTGGAAATACAAGACACCTTACACTTGGCTCGCTGGGCTAGATTAGTCAGTGGTGCGGAGGTCCGCCATGACCGGGTTCAGTCCGATAGTTACCTGGGCGGCACAGAGGATAATGTCAGCTATCGTCTGTTTGGCAATTTGGCACTGGATGTTCTGGATCCGGTAACGGTAAATTTAGGTGGCTATTGGGAGCGAGACCAGATTAGCGACGATCACTTCAGTCCTCGTGCTGGCGTAAACTGGCGAGTGTTCCCCGGTCATCACCTGCGTTATGTTTATTCTGAGGCTCTACGCACCCCGGATATTTATGAAGAACGCGCCAATATCAATTTCCAAGCGCAAGCTCTGTCATCTCCCTTTGGCGAAAACGCCCAGACACTACTGGGCTGGTCGCCAGCCTATTTTTTTGTGACTCAACAAAGTCCTGCGACCTTTAAACCAGAGAAAATGCGCTCCTGGGAGGTAGGCTATTACGGTCAGTTTTCCGCGGTTGAGCTGGATGTTCGTTATTTTCAAGAAACCCTGACTAACCTGCTCAGCACAGCATTGAATTCCTTTGATTTTGAACCCAACAACGACGGTAGGGTGAATCACCAGGGCACCGAAGCCCAGCTCACCTGGCGCCCGGCAGCGTCGCATTTGTTCCGCGTAACCGGTGCTCATATCCACACCCGGAGCAATGTGAAGACTGAGTACCGTCTGGCTGCACGGAATTCCGGTAGTGCTCTTTGGTCATGGCAGTTCAGCCAGCATTGGGCATTTTCTTCGGCCTACTACCTATCTAATGATTACAACGATAATCGTTTTGAACGTGTGGATATGCAGCTCCGTTTTCGACATCGTGCGGGCCCTACGGAGCTGGAATGGCAGGCTGTCGTGCAGCATGGGCTGAACAAGCAGCCGGTAGTCTTTCCAGAGAACCGTTATCAGCAAGACAGGATGTGGTTTGGTGTGACGGTGAGGATGTAA
- the der gene encoding ribosome biogenesis GTPase Der — MKPVIALVGRPNVGKSTLFNRLTRTRDALVADFPGLTRDRKYGDGQLGGYLYTVVDTGGIGENDDGIDVPMTSQSLQAVGEADVVLFMVDGRAGLTAADEQIASELRKLPKPTYLIVNKTDGVDADSAMSEFFALGLTEVLPIAAAHGRGVTSMIEHILEGFTDLELLPEGEHRTSKKPGEDSIRVAVLGRPNVGKSTLINRMLGEERVVVFDHAGTTRDSIEVPFERMGRAYTLIDTAGVRRRGKVFEMVEKFSVIKALQAMEAAQVVVVVIDAREGITDQDLHLLGYALDSGRALMIAVNKWDGLEADHKERVRVNLGRRLEFAPWVKIKFISALHGTGVGDLWGMVEQAWDSAFIKIGTNELTRMMEEITNGHPPPRNGRFRAKLRYAHLGGNNPPTLVLHGNRTEALPTSYKKFLENRFRELLKLEGTPIRLEFKSGTNPYEGRKNVLTDRQVHKRKRMIKRMKK; from the coding sequence ATGAAGCCGGTAATCGCCTTGGTTGGGCGGCCCAATGTGGGCAAATCCACACTTTTTAACCGACTGACCCGCACTCGTGATGCCTTGGTGGCTGACTTTCCGGGGCTGACCCGTGACCGTAAGTACGGGGATGGCCAGCTGGGCGGGTATTTGTACACCGTAGTGGATACCGGCGGTATCGGCGAGAACGATGACGGCATTGACGTACCGATGACCAGTCAATCCTTGCAGGCGGTAGGTGAGGCGGATGTGGTGCTGTTCATGGTGGATGGCCGTGCCGGCCTGACCGCCGCCGATGAGCAGATCGCCAGTGAGTTGCGCAAGCTGCCCAAGCCCACCTATCTCATCGTCAACAAGACCGATGGCGTGGACGCGGATTCGGCCATGTCTGAGTTCTTTGCGCTGGGGCTCACCGAAGTGTTACCTATCGCCGCGGCCCATGGCCGTGGTGTGACCAGCATGATTGAACATATCCTCGAAGGGTTCACGGATCTGGAGCTGCTTCCGGAAGGCGAGCATCGCACCTCTAAGAAACCCGGTGAAGACAGCATTCGCGTGGCGGTATTGGGGCGCCCTAACGTGGGCAAATCTACCCTAATCAACCGTATGCTTGGTGAAGAACGGGTGGTGGTGTTTGACCACGCTGGGACCACTCGTGACTCCATTGAGGTGCCGTTTGAGCGCATGGGCCGCGCTTATACCTTGATCGACACTGCCGGAGTGCGGCGGCGCGGTAAAGTGTTCGAAATGGTTGAAAAGTTTTCTGTGATAAAAGCGTTACAGGCCATGGAAGCTGCCCAAGTGGTGGTGGTGGTGATCGATGCCCGCGAAGGTATTACCGATCAGGATCTGCACCTTCTGGGCTATGCCCTAGATAGCGGCCGCGCTTTGATGATTGCTGTGAACAAATGGGATGGTCTGGAGGCAGATCATAAAGAACGGGTTCGAGTGAATCTTGGGCGACGTTTGGAGTTTGCTCCCTGGGTAAAGATAAAATTTATTTCTGCTCTGCATGGTACTGGGGTTGGGGACCTTTGGGGCATGGTAGAGCAAGCTTGGGATAGCGCCTTTATCAAGATTGGCACCAACGAGCTGACTCGGATGATGGAAGAGATCACCAACGGCCACCCGCCACCGCGCAATGGACGCTTTCGTGCCAAATTGCGTTATGCTCACTTGGGCGGCAATAACCCACCGACGTTGGTGTTGCACGGTAACCGCACGGAAGCCTTGCCGACCAGCTATAAGAAATTTCTGGAAAATCGTTTCCGCGAGCTGCTGAAACTGGAAGGTACGCCTATCCGGCTGGAATTTAAATCTGGCACGAATCCTTATGAAGGGCGCAAGAATGTACTGACAGACCGGCAAGTGCACAAGCGCAAGCGGATGATCAAGCGGATGAAGAAATAA
- the bamB gene encoding outer membrane protein assembly factor BamB, protein MKYFLLPLALTGLLLTGCSSNPNAIEPNDLPDFDASYKVKRLWKEGVGDGVEESQLTLRPAVTQQQVFAGDVFGEVYAVSRDKGKRQWRVKTGDRIGGGFYAGYGMVLYGTREGMAVALSMDNGEELWRTRLSGEALAIPASNGAIAVFQTQDGHVTALDASTGEKMWDYETVVPTLTLRGLAQPAIVDGRVYAGFANAKLAALDAETGVPVWEQRIAEPTGRSELDRLTDVDGNLIVEGGGVFAVAFQGKVGVADQVNGRQYWAKEMSSAQVISASGGRLFVADDNGVVWSVDQRTGSIIWKQDKLYGRRLTGTAVQGELVAVGDFEGYLHWMNTDDGTLLARKRHDRDGFAGTPVSFDDTLYVLSYDGKLAAYGLRQK, encoded by the coding sequence ATGAAATATTTCCTTCTCCCCCTCGCACTGACCGGCCTGTTGTTGACCGGTTGTAGCTCCAACCCGAATGCCATTGAGCCCAATGACTTGCCGGATTTTGATGCCAGCTACAAGGTAAAACGGCTCTGGAAGGAGGGCGTGGGTGACGGGGTGGAAGAAAGCCAGTTAACCCTGCGCCCGGCGGTGACCCAGCAACAGGTGTTTGCCGGTGATGTGTTCGGTGAGGTGTATGCCGTTAGCCGCGATAAGGGCAAGCGCCAGTGGCGGGTTAAAACCGGCGATCGCATTGGTGGTGGCTTCTACGCCGGTTACGGCATGGTGCTTTACGGTACACGCGAGGGTATGGCTGTAGCTCTGTCCATGGATAATGGTGAGGAGCTGTGGCGAACCCGACTTTCTGGTGAAGCGCTGGCAATTCCTGCCAGCAACGGCGCTATTGCTGTGTTTCAGACTCAAGACGGCCATGTGACGGCGCTGGATGCTAGCACGGGTGAGAAAATGTGGGATTACGAAACCGTGGTGCCCACTCTGACCCTGCGTGGGCTGGCCCAACCCGCCATTGTCGATGGCCGTGTGTATGCCGGTTTCGCCAATGCCAAGCTAGCGGCTCTGGACGCTGAAACCGGTGTGCCCGTATGGGAGCAACGCATTGCTGAACCTACCGGGCGTTCTGAACTCGACCGTCTTACTGATGTGGACGGGAACTTGATCGTGGAAGGCGGCGGCGTTTTCGCGGTGGCGTTTCAAGGCAAGGTAGGTGTGGCGGACCAGGTTAATGGCCGGCAATACTGGGCTAAGGAAATGTCCAGCGCTCAGGTGATCAGTGCAAGCGGTGGCCGTTTGTTTGTGGCCGATGACAATGGTGTGGTGTGGTCTGTGGACCAGCGCACCGGCAGTATCATTTGGAAGCAAGACAAACTTTATGGGCGCCGGCTCACTGGCACAGCGGTTCAGGGAGAGCTGGTCGCAGTGGGTGATTTTGAAGGTTATCTGCACTGGATGAATACAGATGACGGCACCCTGCTAGCACGCAAGCGGCATGACCGTGATGGCTTTGCTGGCACCCCGGTTAGCTTTGACGATACCCTTTATGTGCTGAGTTATGACGGTAAGCTTGCGGCTTATGGATTGCGTCAAAAGTAA
- a CDS encoding YfgM family protein has product MADYMRDEEEQAELLKEWWQKNGTATIITVVLAVAALIGWREWQDHQGEQSAEASKHYQVMVEALTAQEVDEATVNQKAEALKENFPGSAYANYANLAQARLAVQAGDYESAASLLQSVVDDGATDALIYTARLRLVRVLLQQEAYDKAAAELDNSFPSAFNGMALELRGDLAKARGDHQAATDAYTQALETLQDNGEKDRVQMKLDDLKS; this is encoded by the coding sequence GTGGCAGATTACATGCGCGATGAAGAAGAACAGGCAGAGCTGCTAAAAGAGTGGTGGCAAAAGAACGGTACGGCCACGATTATTACCGTGGTGTTAGCTGTAGCCGCTCTGATTGGTTGGCGTGAATGGCAAGACCACCAAGGCGAACAGTCCGCCGAAGCCTCCAAACACTATCAGGTGATGGTCGAAGCGCTGACTGCACAGGAAGTGGATGAAGCGACAGTGAACCAGAAGGCTGAAGCGTTGAAAGAAAATTTCCCCGGCAGTGCCTACGCCAACTACGCCAATTTGGCGCAGGCTCGTTTGGCGGTGCAAGCGGGTGATTATGAAAGCGCTGCATCTCTACTGCAGAGCGTGGTTGATGATGGCGCTACAGATGCGCTGATTTACACCGCCCGCCTACGCTTGGTACGTGTGTTGTTGCAGCAAGAAGCCTATGACAAGGCCGCCGCCGAGCTGGATAATAGTTTCCCGAGCGCCTTCAATGGCATGGCTCTGGAGCTGCGTGGTGACTTGGCGAAGGCCCGTGGCGATCATCAAGCTGCCACGGATGCCTATACCCAGGCGCTGGAAACCCTGCAGGATAACGGTGAAAAAGACCGTGTGCAGATGAAACTGGACGACCTGAAGAGCTAA
- the hisS gene encoding histidine--tRNA ligase, translating into MSKKITSIRGMNDILPEQTGLWQWLEAKVGAVLASYGYQEIRMPIVEQTDLFKRSIGEVTDIVEKEMYTFDDRNGDSLTLRPEGTASCVRACEQHGLLYNQTQRLWYAGPMFRHERPQAGRYRQFHQIGVETFGMTGPDIDAEVILLTARLWKALGLEDKVVLELNSLGDSADRARYRDALVDYLKAHFDDLDGDSQKRLERSPLRVLDSKDTGTREVLKGAPQLADYLNDEAVAHFEGLKALLDASGIAYKVNPYLVRGLDYYGKTVFEWVTDALGAQGTVCAGGRYDGLVEQLGGKPTPAVGFAMGIERLILLIEQERPELSAPVDVYVMAMGDVLAPTMALSEHLRDALPGRAIQLHCGGGSFKSQMKKADRSGAAVGLIMGEDELASGVVTVKPLRGQGEQVQVAQGDVANAVTSFLE; encoded by the coding sequence GTGAGTAAGAAAATCACGTCTATCCGTGGGATGAACGATATCCTGCCGGAACAGACCGGCCTGTGGCAGTGGCTGGAAGCAAAAGTGGGTGCGGTGCTGGCCAGCTATGGTTACCAGGAAATCCGCATGCCGATTGTGGAGCAGACCGACCTGTTCAAGCGCAGTATCGGTGAAGTTACGGATATCGTCGAAAAGGAAATGTACACCTTCGACGACCGCAACGGTGACAGCTTAACCCTGCGTCCAGAAGGTACCGCCAGTTGCGTACGCGCTTGTGAACAGCATGGTCTGTTGTACAACCAGACCCAGCGCTTGTGGTACGCCGGGCCCATGTTTCGCCACGAACGCCCTCAGGCGGGCCGCTATCGCCAATTCCACCAGATCGGTGTAGAAACCTTTGGTATGACAGGGCCAGATATTGATGCGGAAGTCATCCTGCTTACCGCACGCCTGTGGAAAGCTTTGGGGCTGGAAGACAAGGTGGTCTTGGAACTGAATTCCTTGGGCGACAGTGCTGACCGGGCTCGTTATCGTGATGCTCTTGTGGATTATCTGAAGGCCCATTTTGACGACTTGGATGGGGACTCGCAGAAGCGCTTGGAGCGTAGCCCGCTGCGTGTCTTGGATAGTAAAGACACGGGCACTCGCGAGGTGCTCAAAGGCGCGCCGCAGCTGGCGGATTATTTGAATGATGAGGCGGTGGCCCATTTTGAAGGGCTGAAAGCCTTGCTAGATGCCAGTGGCATTGCTTATAAGGTGAACCCGTATTTGGTACGCGGGCTCGATTATTATGGCAAAACTGTTTTCGAATGGGTGACCGATGCGTTAGGCGCACAGGGCACAGTATGCGCCGGTGGTCGCTACGATGGCCTAGTGGAGCAGCTGGGTGGCAAACCGACCCCAGCAGTGGGTTTCGCCATGGGGATCGAGCGGTTGATTTTGCTTATCGAGCAGGAAAGACCGGAACTGTCAGCGCCGGTGGACGTCTATGTGATGGCTATGGGGGATGTGCTGGCTCCGACCATGGCGTTGTCCGAACATCTTCGTGATGCTTTGCCCGGTCGTGCAATTCAGTTGCACTGTGGTGGCGGCAGCTTCAAAAGCCAGATGAAAAAAGCCGATCGCAGTGGTGCTGCGGTGGGCTTGATTATGGGTGAAGATGAATTGGCCAGTGGCGTGGTGACGGTGAAGCCACTGCGCGGTCAGGGCGAACAGGTGCAGGTTGCTCAGGGCGATGTGGCCAATGCGGTGACATCGTTTCTTGAATAA